One stretch of Hevea brasiliensis isolate MT/VB/25A 57/8 chromosome 12, ASM3005281v1, whole genome shotgun sequence DNA includes these proteins:
- the LOC131171143 gene encoding MDIS1-interacting receptor like kinase 2-like: MGFSTSKRVLILVPLILLVISLSSLNVASNSIDEARSLLKWKASLNQTNPLLSSWILYPGNATNTSRSSHLETNASPCSWNGIRCNKAGRVHVVNLTSYGLKGMLQEFPFSSLPKIAYVDLSVNELYGIIPPQIGHLSKLIYLDLQINLLSGKIPPEIGLLTNLTTLHLKLALDMNRLDDSIPSCLGNLTNLFWLSLYNNSLSGSIPQEIGKLSKLVELYLDTNHLTGSIPSTLGYLKKLIVLYIFNNQLSGPIPEEIGNLESLWNLSLKTNNLSGPIPASLGRLGNIELLHLYQNQLSGSIPKELGNLSSLVDLELSENQLNGSIPASFGRLSNLEMLFLRDNQLSGSIPHEIGNLSKLSYLNLDKNQLTGFLPQNICLGGSLERLDVNDNQLRGPIPRSLKNCSSLVRARFDENQLHGNISEDFGVYPNLQFIDLSYNKFSGEISSNWGRCHYLSNLKIAANNISGRIPTDIGNAFQLHILDLSSNHLVGRIPKELGKLTSLVKLILNDNHLSEGMPSEFGSLSDLEYLDLSANRLNKSIPDDVGNLAKLNYLNLSCNEFSQEIPIQLGKLTHLSVLDLSRNFLSGEISDRFGSIQSLDILNLSHNHLTGPIPELHGLSQLDLSHNELWGPIPNSKVFQDAALKGNRGLCGNASGLQPCKIAKIHKHVLGKGIKFSLMIVFPIFGALVLLCGLIIMLFSFRTRKRGSVIRSNMNNEELLSISIFDGKTMHREIIEATKNFDSMYCIGEGRFGRVYRAELLSGDTVAVKKFHSLPLDEMADQKEFLNEIRVLTEVRHRNVVKLYGFCSHVRHTFLVYEYLPRGSLATILCNDEAAKEFDWDKRLTVIKGVAYALYHMHHECIPPIVHRDISSKNVLLDSEYEAHVSDFGTAKLLNLDSSNRTMLAGTYGYVAPELAYTMKVTEKCDVYSFGVLILEVIKGKHPGDLISTMLSHSGNMEIAFNNLLDERLLPHSLEVEDKWAFIVSLAFSCLNVNPQSRPDMYALCQSLSK, translated from the exons ATGGGATTCTCAACCTCGAAGAGAGTACTAATACTTGTTCCTTTGATCCTGCTTGTTATTTCACTTTCTTCACTTAATGTTGCTTCTAACTCTATTGATGAAGCACGTTCCCTGCTAAAATGGAAAGCCAGCCTTAACCAGACCAACCCACTTCTGTCCTCGTGGATTCTTTATCCTGGAAATGCCACCAATACTTCTCGTTCTAGCCACCTTGAAACGAATGCAAGCCCGTGTTCCTGGAATGGAATTAGGTGCAACAAAGCTGGAAGAGTCCATGTTGTCAACCTCACAAGTTACGGTTTAAAAGGTATGCTCCAAGAATTTCCATTCTCGTCCCTTCCTAAAATTGCATACGTTGATCTCAGTGTAAACGAATTATATGGCATCATCCCACCTCAAATCGGTCACCTTTCCAAGCTTATCTATCTTGATTTGCAAATTAATCTGCTGTCCGGAAAAATTCCACCAGAAATTGGCCTTCTAACAAATCTTACAACATTACACCTCA AGCTTGCATTGGATATGAATCGTCTTGATGATTCAATTCCTTCTTGCTTGGGCAATTTGACTAACCTTTTTTGGTTATCTCTTTACAATAATTCACTCTCGGGTTCCATTCCTCAAGAAATTGGAAAGCTCTCCAAGTTGGTTGAACTTTACCTGGACACCAACCACCTAACAGGTTCCATCCCTTCCACTTTAGGCTATTTAAAGAAACTCATTGTGTTATACATTTTTAACAATCAACTTTCCGGTCCCATCCCTGAAGAAATCGGAAATTTGGAGTCTCTTTGGAATCTAAGCCTTAAAACAAACAATCTTTCTGGTCCAATTCCGGCATCATTAGGTCGTCTAGGGAACATTGAATTACTTCATTTATACCAAAATCAACTTTCTGGATCCATTCCTAAAGAGCTGGGAAACTTATCGTCTCTTGTTGATCTAGAGTTAAGTGAGAATCAACTAAATGGTTCGATTCCTGCTTCATTTGGTCGTTTAAGCAACTTAGAAATGCTATTCCTTCGTGACAACCAACTTTCTGGTTCCATCCCCCATGAAATTGGAAATCTAAGCAAATTATCTTACCTGAACCTTGACAAAAACCAATTGACTGGTTTTTTGCCCCAAAATATTTGCCTTGGAGGATCACTTGAGAGATTGGATGTGAATGACAACCAACTCCGAGGTCCAATCCCCAGAAGTTTGAAAAATTGCTCAAGCTTAGTCAGAGCCCGTTTTGACGAAAACCAACTCCATGGAAACATCTCTGAAGATTTTGGTGTCTATCCGAACCTGCAGTTCATTGATCTAAGCTACAATAAATTTTCTGGTGAAATCTCATCCAACTGGGGGAGGTGTCACTACTTGTCGAACCTAAAGATTGCAGCGAATAATATTTCGGGTAGGATACCAACTGATATTGGAAATGCCTTTCAGCTACATATACTTGATCTTTCTTCAAATCATTTAGTTGGAAGGATTCCTAAGGAATTGGGGAAATTGACTTCTTTGGTGAAGTTGATTTTAAACGACAATCACCTTTCCGAAGGGATGCCTTCAGAATTTGGATCATTATCCGATCTTGAGTATCTAGACCTGTCGGCAAACAGATTGAACAAATCGATTCCTGACGATGTTGGAAACTTAGCTAAACTCAACTACTTGAATTTAAGCTGTAATGAGTTTAGCCAAGAAATTCCAATTCAATTGGGGAAGTTAACTCACTTGTCGGTGTTGGATTTAAGTCGGAACTTCCTCAGTGGAGAAATATCAGATAGATTCGGAAGCATCCAGAGCCTGGATATATTGAATCTATCTCACAATCACCTCACTGGTCCCATTCCAGAACTGCATGGCTTGTCCCAGCTCGATCTTAGTCACAAC GAGTTGTGGGGTCCCATTCCCAACAGCAAAGTATTTCAAGATGCTGCATTGAAAGGTAACAGAGGACTCTGTGGCAATGCTAGTGGTCTGCAGCCTTGCAAGATTGCTAAGATTCACAAACATGTTTTGGGAAAGGGCATAAAATTTTCTCTGATGATTGTCTTTCCTATTTTCGGAGCACTTGTCCTACTCTGCGGTTTAATTATCATGTTGTTCAGTTTCCGAACAAGGAAAAGAGGCTCAGTGATACGAAGCAACATGAATAACGAAGAGTTGCTTTCCATATCAATTTTCGATGGAAAAACAATGCACCGAGAAATCATAGAAGCAACCAAGAATTTTGACAGCATGTACTGCATTGGAGAGGGCAGATTTGGGCGAGTCTACAGAGCAGAATTGTTATCGGGTGATACTGTAGCTGTAAAGAAATTCCATTCGTTACCTCTTGATGAGATGGCAGATCAGAAAGAATTCCTGAATGAGATAAGGGTATTAACAGAGGTAAGGCATCGAAATGTTGTAAAACTCTATGGTTTTTGTTCGCACGTCCGACACACATTTCTAGTTTATGAGTACCTCCCTAGGGGTAGCCTGGCCACGATCCTATGCAATGATGAAGCTGCAAAAGAATTTGACTGGGACAAAAGGCTCACGGTTATAAAAGGTGTAGCTTATGCCTTGTACCACATGCACCATGAGTGCATACCACCAATTGTTCACAGAGACATATCAAGCAAGAATGTTCTGCTGGACTCAGAATATGAAGCTCATGTTTCGGATTTTGGCACAGCTAAGCTTCTCAACCTAGATTCTTCCAATCGGACTATGCTTGCAGGCACCTACGGATATGTAGCACCAG AGCTTGCATACACAATGAAAGTGACAGAAAAATGCGATGTGTACAGCTTTGGAGTGTTGATACTGGAAGTCATCAAAGGAAAGCATCCTGGTGATCTGATTTCTACAATGTTATCGCATTCAGGCAATATGGAGATAGCATTCAATAATTTGTTGGATGAGCGTTTGCTGCCTCATTCACTTGAGGTTGAAGACAAATGGGCATTCATAGTAAGTCTAGCATTTTCATGCTTAAATGTCAATCCACAGTCTAGGCCAGACATGTATGCTCTTTGTCAGTCGTTATCCAAATGA